From one Gemmatimonadaceae bacterium genomic stretch:
- a CDS encoding peptidylprolyl isomerase, protein MKKSLLAVLAASIALTGCDSLKDAMSAHVDVVAKAADQELTVTRMSTLLGNSKAPLRKDVANAVVDAWVNYHLVAEAAVKNDSLSDVAGIDKAMWAVLANVKAKKWYDQVSKTWKAPDPSTADLRYNNGEVLAASHILLLTQDTAPAAKAAVKKKADALRTRVTTANFAELARTNSQDPGSAPAGGSLGVFASKAMVPQFEQALKALKPGDISPVIETQYGYHIIRRPLLDEVRTQVIQASQAGGMQAAESTYLATLESSSRLEVKPGIAATVRAVVESPNAHLKDKTVLATSTLGKFTSADLSRWMETFPPQAGIAERLKSAPDSMIPLFVKNFVRNELVLHAADSAKLGPDAKQLAEIRKLFTTGLTGAWTALNLDPKALSTAAKSTGEREKLAAQRVEEYVTKLLAQQAQYVDVTQPVQNVLRTKYDYTINAEAVDRVLLEAAKVRLASDSTTTAKQPSSVVPVPNQSAPGQDTTKR, encoded by the coding sequence ATGAAAAAATCTCTCCTTGCCGTACTCGCGGCATCAATTGCGCTCACCGGCTGCGATTCCCTGAAAGACGCGATGTCAGCGCATGTGGATGTTGTTGCCAAGGCGGCCGATCAGGAATTGACGGTCACCCGGATGTCCACCCTCCTCGGCAATTCCAAGGCGCCACTGCGCAAGGATGTGGCTAATGCCGTTGTCGACGCGTGGGTCAATTATCATCTCGTGGCCGAAGCTGCCGTCAAGAACGATTCGCTGAGCGACGTCGCCGGTATCGACAAGGCCATGTGGGCGGTTCTAGCCAACGTAAAGGCGAAGAAGTGGTATGATCAGGTCTCGAAGACATGGAAGGCGCCAGACCCATCCACTGCCGATTTGCGATATAACAATGGAGAGGTACTCGCAGCGAGTCACATTCTCCTGCTCACGCAGGATACTGCTCCCGCGGCGAAGGCCGCAGTAAAAAAGAAAGCCGACGCACTCCGGACTCGTGTCACTACCGCCAATTTTGCGGAGCTCGCGCGGACCAACAGTCAGGACCCGGGTTCGGCTCCGGCAGGCGGCTCGCTTGGAGTATTTGCCTCCAAGGCAATGGTTCCGCAGTTCGAGCAGGCCTTGAAAGCCCTCAAGCCGGGTGACATCTCGCCTGTAATCGAGACTCAGTATGGGTATCACATTATCCGCCGGCCGTTGCTTGACGAGGTTCGCACCCAGGTAATTCAGGCCAGCCAAGCGGGCGGGATGCAGGCCGCCGAAAGCACATATCTGGCGACGCTCGAGTCGTCGTCGAGGCTCGAGGTCAAGCCGGGAATCGCCGCCACGGTTCGCGCGGTGGTCGAAAGTCCCAACGCGCATTTGAAGGACAAGACCGTTCTCGCGACATCGACCCTTGGAAAGTTCACCTCGGCCGACCTCTCGCGATGGATGGAAACATTCCCTCCTCAGGCGGGCATCGCGGAACGGCTGAAGTCGGCACCGGATTCGATGATCCCTCTCTTCGTAAAGAACTTCGTGCGGAATGAGCTGGTTCTTCACGCCGCGGACAGCGCCAAGCTCGGCCCCGATGCGAAACAGCTTGCCGAAATTCGCAAACTGTTCACGACCGGGCTGACAGGAGCCTGGACGGCGTTGAACCTCGACCCCAAAGCGCTTTCCACAGCTGCGAAATCCACCGGCGAGCGTGAGAAGCTGGCGGCGCAAAGGGTAGAAGAATACGTCACGAAGCTGCTTGCACAGCAGGCTCAGTACGTGGACGTAACCCAGCCGGTTCAGAATGTTCTGCGAACCAAGTACGACTACACCATCAATGCAGAGGCGGTCGACCGCGTTCTGCTCGAGGCGGCAAAGGTCCGTCTGGCAAGCGACTCGACGACGACCGCGAAGCAACCGTCAAGCGTAGTCCCGGTGCCGAATCAGTCGGCGCCAGGCCAGGATACCACGAAGCGCTGA
- a CDS encoding peptidylprolyl isomerase, whose translation MRKAIFYVLMGASPVAMLAQAPVPPAVPLRAASAPATIPVDRVVAVVGDQVILQSDLLNSINQQRASGLKMPADSAGQAEIAREALNALVDEEILVQRARELKIEITPEEVNRSVDEQAKRVRQQFQTDDEYKNELVSAGFGTPDEYRRTLYEQFYRRALQQRAFEELRKTAVGRNVGEAEVTEAFEKNREALSRQPATVTFRQVVVAPKASAAAKLRARAKADSLLAEIRRGGDFEQIARRESMDPSSKPTGGDLGWNRRGAMVPEFERAMFSLAPGQIGPVVETAFGFHIIRVDRVQAAEVKSHHILISPVVDSADIAAARREADTVAMQFRHGAAFDSVVARHHDPAEEKGILQPFVRDSLPASYTAALAGKKAGEVTQPFELANQRGVAKFAVVQLVTVNEAGQFVENEVRDRIRQQLIAERATRSLLDELRKQTYVALRL comes from the coding sequence ATGCGCAAAGCAATCTTCTATGTACTGATGGGAGCGTCGCCGGTGGCGATGCTGGCACAGGCGCCGGTGCCGCCCGCCGTGCCGCTCCGTGCCGCCTCGGCTCCGGCGACAATCCCGGTGGACAGGGTTGTCGCCGTCGTCGGCGATCAGGTGATACTCCAGAGCGACCTGCTCAACTCGATCAATCAGCAGCGGGCAAGCGGCCTCAAGATGCCTGCTGATTCTGCCGGACAGGCAGAGATTGCGCGTGAGGCACTCAACGCACTCGTCGACGAGGAAATCCTCGTCCAGAGGGCGCGCGAGCTGAAGATAGAGATCACGCCCGAGGAAGTGAACCGGTCGGTGGATGAACAAGCCAAACGGGTCCGCCAGCAGTTTCAGACCGACGATGAGTACAAGAACGAGCTGGTGAGTGCTGGTTTCGGAACGCCGGATGAATATCGCAGAACGCTTTATGAACAGTTCTATCGCCGCGCGCTTCAGCAACGCGCGTTCGAAGAGTTGCGGAAGACGGCGGTAGGGCGCAACGTGGGCGAGGCTGAAGTCACGGAAGCATTCGAGAAGAACCGCGAAGCCTTGAGCCGACAGCCGGCAACCGTCACTTTTCGACAGGTTGTCGTCGCACCAAAAGCTTCGGCCGCCGCAAAACTCCGTGCGCGAGCCAAGGCGGATTCGCTGCTCGCGGAGATCCGCCGCGGCGGGGACTTCGAGCAGATAGCGCGGCGCGAATCGATGGACCCATCGTCAAAGCCGACGGGCGGCGACCTCGGCTGGAACCGCCGTGGAGCGATGGTTCCCGAATTCGAGCGTGCGATGTTCTCGCTTGCTCCTGGCCAGATCGGACCAGTCGTCGAGACAGCATTCGGATTTCACATCATCCGGGTGGACCGGGTTCAGGCAGCAGAGGTCAAGTCCCACCACATTCTGATCAGTCCAGTCGTGGATTCGGCTGACATCGCGGCGGCACGGCGTGAAGCCGACACGGTGGCGATGCAATTCCGGCATGGCGCGGCATTCGATTCGGTTGTCGCCAGACATCACGATCCCGCCGAAGAAAAGGGGATTCTCCAGCCGTTCGTGCGTGACTCGCTGCCGGCTTCCTACACGGCCGCTTTGGCCGGGAAGAAAGCAGGCGAAGTTACCCAGCCGTTCGAGCTGGCGAATCAGCGTGGCGTCGCCAAATTCGCCGTGGTGCAACTGGTGACGGTGAACGAGGCCGGTCAGTTTGTCGAGAACGAGGTGCGCGATCGAATTCGACAGCAGTTAATCGCCGAGCGTGCAACGCGGAGCCTGCTGGACGAACTGCGGAAGCAGACATACGTGGCACTACGGCTATAA
- a CDS encoding 4-hydroxythreonine-4-phosphate dehydrogenase PdxA yields the protein MKALADPRVDGRSGLVIVGAGGCGLTVDECVGEWHPGGGAELAGELSGLAITRAVDMAMHGEVQGIVTAPIDKSALLAGGYDFPGHTEMLASLTGSRVAMMLASTQDTASGSVNPLRVVLATTHLPLREVAAALTREAIISAASITLEYLSLWFGITEPRVALCALNPHAGDGGRFGDEDDKLLAPAARDAGIAGPFPADTVFVRAMRGEFDAVIAPYHDVGMTAIKVASFGSAVNVTLGLPFPRTSPDHGTALDIAGGGVASPSSFIEAVLLCRRFVKRVRLNGDHPRNAGQPPASRLSGPPLP from the coding sequence ATGAAAGCGCTCGCGGACCCCAGGGTCGACGGGCGTTCTGGTTTGGTCATAGTCGGTGCCGGCGGTTGCGGACTGACAGTCGATGAATGCGTTGGCGAATGGCATCCCGGCGGAGGCGCCGAACTTGCCGGCGAGCTGAGCGGGCTGGCCATCACGCGCGCCGTCGACATGGCGATGCACGGCGAAGTGCAGGGCATTGTGACTGCGCCAATCGACAAGTCGGCGCTTCTTGCGGGCGGTTACGACTTTCCGGGTCATACCGAGATGCTGGCGTCTCTGACCGGCTCCCGCGTCGCGATGATGCTGGCCTCGACGCAGGATACCGCTTCGGGTAGTGTAAACCCGCTTCGCGTGGTGCTGGCAACCACTCATCTTCCGCTTCGTGAGGTCGCGGCCGCCTTGACGCGTGAGGCAATTATCAGTGCGGCCTCGATCACCCTGGAATATCTCAGCCTGTGGTTCGGCATCACTGAGCCGCGTGTGGCACTGTGCGCGCTCAATCCGCATGCCGGTGACGGCGGGCGGTTTGGCGACGAAGACGACAAGCTGCTCGCGCCTGCCGCGCGCGACGCGGGGATAGCAGGGCCATTTCCGGCCGATACTGTTTTCGTCCGCGCGATGAGAGGCGAGTTCGATGCGGTGATCGCTCCCTATCATGATGTCGGGATGACGGCGATCAAGGTTGCATCGTTTGGAAGCGCGGTGAACGTGACCCTGGGACTTCCGTTTCCACGCACGTCTCCAGACCACGGGACCGCGCTGGACATCGCGGGAGGTGGCGTCGCCAGCCCGTCCAGTTTTATTGAAGCGGTGCTTCTGTGCCGGCGGTTTGTGAAACGCGTTCGCCTGAACGGCGATCACCCGCGGAATGCAGGTCAACCGCCAGCGAGTCGACTCTCCGGCCCTCCATTGCCCTGA
- a CDS encoding hemolysin family protein: MTLRLLAILGLVLLNGFFVGAEFALVRSRKSRLEAMVRNGDKLARIALRATSNMSRVLSASQLGITLASLGLGWIAESTLAHIFEDLFARIPLAIGLPLRITVAGVFAYTVLTYLHVVLGELTPKAAALNKPEQIARFAAGPLLLFAWLMTPFIWVLGKSAAALLRLLGQPNPSSEDSVHSPEEIRLLVEQAGEGGTLHQGDADLIDAVFEFSEKNAREVMTPRTEIISFPLDASLSEVLKIVEESGVSRYPVYDESIDDIVGIVLAKDLLKALIPVADGGGGGLTLGLNGEGLPPFSLASLMRPVHVIPGSREVEDVLADFKRLKEHMAIVLDEYGGTAGVITMEDLLEEIVGQILDEYDTPEDGQEPVLTRAGETLVTGGTNIRELNDRFSLSVSDENSTTIGGFVFAMLGRLPLAGDRVIAGGAIFTVRAMEGRRVDSLAVDLHSAGDRRSGERVSQTAGTEAPLQ; this comes from the coding sequence GTGACACTACGCCTATTGGCCATTCTCGGGCTCGTGCTCCTCAACGGCTTTTTTGTTGGCGCCGAGTTCGCACTGGTGAGGTCGCGAAAGTCGCGACTGGAAGCGATGGTTCGAAATGGAGACAAACTCGCGCGCATTGCGTTGAGAGCGACCTCCAATATGTCGCGAGTTCTTTCCGCAAGTCAGCTGGGCATTACTCTGGCGAGCCTCGGCCTTGGATGGATCGCGGAGAGCACCCTTGCACACATCTTCGAAGACCTTTTCGCCAGAATTCCGCTCGCCATCGGCCTTCCGCTTCGCATCACCGTTGCCGGAGTCTTCGCATATACCGTTCTGACCTACCTCCACGTTGTCCTTGGAGAGCTGACCCCCAAGGCAGCCGCCCTGAACAAGCCGGAGCAGATCGCCCGCTTCGCTGCTGGCCCGCTCCTTCTTTTCGCATGGTTGATGACGCCCTTCATCTGGGTGTTGGGCAAATCGGCGGCCGCTCTGCTTCGGCTGCTTGGCCAGCCCAATCCCTCGAGTGAAGACAGCGTTCATTCACCGGAGGAAATCAGGCTCCTCGTCGAGCAGGCGGGAGAGGGGGGTACTCTGCATCAGGGTGACGCCGATCTGATCGATGCAGTATTCGAGTTCTCCGAAAAAAACGCCCGCGAGGTAATGACACCTCGCACCGAGATCATCTCGTTCCCTCTCGACGCAAGCCTGTCTGAAGTACTCAAGATTGTCGAGGAAAGCGGGGTGTCGAGATACCCTGTCTATGATGAGTCGATAGATGATATAGTGGGGATAGTGCTCGCAAAAGACCTGTTGAAAGCACTGATTCCCGTCGCCGATGGCGGCGGTGGCGGACTCACCCTTGGCCTCAACGGGGAGGGGCTGCCTCCTTTCTCACTGGCCTCTCTGATGCGCCCGGTGCACGTGATTCCCGGATCGCGCGAGGTGGAAGATGTCCTTGCCGACTTCAAACGGCTCAAAGAGCACATGGCGATCGTGCTCGACGAGTACGGTGGAACGGCAGGCGTGATCACGATGGAGGATCTGCTCGAGGAGATCGTCGGCCAGATTCTCGATGAGTACGATACGCCGGAGGATGGTCAGGAGCCGGTGCTCACCCGCGCCGGCGAAACTCTCGTCACGGGCGGCACGAACATCAGAGAGCTCAACGATCGGTTTTCGCTGAGCGTCAGCGATGAAAATTCCACTACTATCGGCGGCTTTGTGTTTGCGATGCTTGGAAGGCTTCCACTGGCCGGAGACCGCGTGATCGCCGGAGGGGCAATCTTTACCGTCAGGGCAATGGAGGGCCGGAGAGTCGACTCGCTGGCGGTTGACCTGCATTCCGCGGGTGATCGCCGTTCAGGCGAACGCGTTTCACAAACCGCCGGCACAGAAGCACCGCTTCAATAA
- the typA gene encoding translational GTPase TypA has product MPNPQDIRNIAIIAHVDHGKTTLVDKMLRQAGAFRENQVVMDRVMDSNPLERERGITILAKNTSVRWHGTKINIIDTPGHSDFGGEVERTLRMVNGVLLVVDAFDGPMPQTRFVLRKALALGRTPIVVINKIDRPGADPMRVHDEVLDLFIELEADEGQLDAAVVYASAREGVATMDMETTPVDLTPLFEAIIRYVPAPPTDASGPFQMLVSTIDYSPYLGRLGIGRIERGRVKVGEQVALLPLDTTMKTEQARVTKLFGYEGLERIELDEAQAGEIVALAGLEGVEIGLTVTNVEHPERLAGISVEEPTISVDFLVNNSPFAGRDGKFVTSRQLRERLYRELERNVALRVSDTDSTDTWTVSGRGELHLTILMETMRREGFEFQVSRPRVITRSGEDGERLEPYEELAIDVPEEFLGAVIEKLGPRRAEMIEMKNPGQGMVRLLYRIPARGLFGYRSEFMTDTRGTGIMHHRYLEYGGWAGPLAGRTRGTLVSMEPGVIVAFALANLAERATLFVAPGDKVYEGMLVGENSRPGDMDVNPTKEKKLTNMRSKSSDENIQLEPPRELTLEGALEYIEEDELIEVTPESIRLRKRFLAANDRKKLSREAKRERQLL; this is encoded by the coding sequence ATGCCGAACCCGCAGGATATCCGCAATATCGCCATCATCGCGCATGTCGATCATGGCAAGACGACACTGGTCGACAAGATGCTCCGGCAGGCCGGGGCCTTTCGCGAAAATCAGGTGGTGATGGATCGGGTCATGGATTCGAACCCGCTGGAGCGCGAGCGCGGCATCACGATTCTGGCCAAGAACACGTCAGTGCGCTGGCATGGCACCAAGATCAACATCATCGATACGCCCGGCCACTCCGATTTCGGCGGTGAAGTCGAGCGTACCCTGCGAATGGTCAACGGGGTGCTGCTGGTTGTGGACGCCTTCGACGGCCCGATGCCGCAGACGCGATTCGTGTTACGCAAAGCGCTCGCGCTTGGCCGCACTCCCATCGTCGTCATCAACAAGATCGACAGGCCCGGTGCGGACCCAATGAGGGTGCACGACGAGGTGCTCGATCTTTTCATCGAGCTGGAAGCCGACGAGGGTCAGCTGGACGCCGCCGTTGTCTACGCATCCGCCCGGGAGGGGGTTGCGACGATGGACATGGAAACGACTCCCGTGGATCTGACGCCGTTGTTCGAGGCGATAATCCGATACGTTCCTGCTCCGCCTACGGACGCAAGCGGACCATTCCAGATGCTCGTATCGACCATCGATTACTCCCCGTACCTCGGCCGGCTCGGCATCGGCCGCATCGAGCGGGGACGCGTGAAGGTCGGAGAGCAGGTGGCGCTGCTGCCGCTCGACACGACGATGAAAACGGAGCAGGCGCGCGTTACGAAGCTGTTCGGATACGAGGGATTGGAGCGGATCGAGCTCGATGAGGCTCAGGCTGGTGAGATAGTGGCGCTCGCGGGCCTGGAGGGTGTCGAAATCGGGTTGACGGTCACGAACGTCGAACACCCCGAGCGGCTGGCCGGTATCTCAGTGGAAGAGCCGACCATCTCGGTCGATTTTCTCGTCAACAATTCTCCGTTCGCCGGCAGGGACGGGAAGTTCGTCACGTCCAGGCAACTGCGGGAACGTCTGTACAGGGAGCTGGAGCGGAATGTTGCCCTGCGGGTGAGCGATACTGATTCCACGGACACATGGACGGTGTCAGGACGAGGTGAGCTGCATCTTACAATTCTGATGGAGACCATGCGCCGGGAAGGTTTCGAGTTTCAGGTGTCACGTCCCCGGGTAATCACCCGCTCGGGCGAGGACGGCGAGCGTCTCGAGCCTTACGAGGAACTGGCTATCGATGTTCCCGAGGAGTTTCTGGGGGCGGTGATCGAGAAGCTCGGTCCTCGCCGCGCGGAGATGATCGAGATGAAGAATCCTGGCCAGGGAATGGTACGTCTTCTTTACAGAATTCCGGCTCGCGGACTCTTCGGCTACAGGTCAGAATTCATGACTGACACGCGCGGTACCGGAATCATGCATCACCGGTATCTGGAATACGGAGGGTGGGCAGGACCACTCGCCGGGCGAACGAGAGGGACGCTGGTTTCAATGGAACCGGGTGTGATTGTTGCGTTTGCACTGGCCAACCTTGCTGAGCGGGCGACACTGTTCGTGGCTCCCGGCGACAAGGTTTATGAGGGAATGCTGGTGGGAGAGAATTCGCGTCCCGGCGACATGGATGTCAACCCGACGAAAGAAAAAAAACTGACGAACATGAGGAGCAAATCGAGTGACGAGAACATCCAGCTCGAGCCGCCGCGGGAATTGACGCTGGAAGGGGCGTTGGAGTATATCGAGGAAGACGAGCTGATCGAAGTGACTCCGGAATCCATCCGGTTGCGAAAGCGTTTTCTTGCGGCAAACGACCGAAAGAAGTTGTCTCGCGAAGCGAAGCGCGAGCGCCAGCTTCTCTAA
- a CDS encoding FadR/GntR family transcriptional regulator translates to MRQSLSDEVADRITSMIGTGGFAATDRLPAITEMARQFGVGPATLREALKKLETVGVVDIRHGSGVYVGKAPDSFLITNPVFGGTASKKGLVDLIDARMPVELRTVALASTNATQEHLDEMKHLLSRAGESLDDGELLNHVNLAFHRQIALASGNPVMHQILDVLSTLFLKEQRMILDIYSNRASDHAEHVAIYEALRERNSELATERMRMHLERVREVLVGWDSTLELSA, encoded by the coding sequence ATGAGACAAAGCCTTTCGGATGAAGTCGCGGACCGGATCACCAGCATGATCGGCACTGGCGGCTTCGCGGCGACAGATCGTCTGCCCGCGATTACCGAGATGGCCCGTCAATTCGGTGTAGGTCCAGCCACGCTGCGCGAAGCGCTGAAGAAGCTCGAGACTGTCGGTGTGGTGGACATCCGCCATGGCTCAGGTGTTTACGTGGGGAAAGCGCCTGATTCATTCCTTATCACCAACCCGGTGTTCGGCGGGACAGCGTCGAAGAAAGGGCTTGTGGATCTGATCGATGCCAGAATGCCGGTGGAGTTGCGCACAGTCGCACTCGCCTCGACGAACGCGACCCAGGAACACCTCGACGAGATGAAGCACCTGCTTTCGCGCGCTGGCGAGAGCCTCGACGATGGAGAGTTGCTGAATCATGTAAACCTCGCCTTCCACCGTCAGATTGCCCTCGCGTCCGGCAATCCGGTGATGCACCAGATACTGGACGTACTTTCGACGCTGTTCCTGAAAGAGCAGCGGATGATCCTCGACATTTACAGCAATCGCGCCAGTGATCATGCCGAGCACGTCGCGATTTACGAGGCACTGCGGGAGCGTAATTCCGAGCTTGCGACGGAACGGATGCGAATGCATCTCGAGCGCGTTCGTGAAGTTCTGGTGGGTTGGGATTCGACGCTGGAGCTTTCGGCCTGA
- a CDS encoding TonB-dependent receptor, with protein MQRSRVWSYIPLVAGILAITSAGLEAQEAVVSGTVVAAEGGQPIPSVAVVVQGTSTGTQTNELGQFTLRPQTLTVNLIVSRIGYVRQVVPLAGRSTIEIRMVRTTVALSDVVVVGYGTQARSDITGSVTSVGTERLEEKPNTNFAQAIEGAVPGVTVTTGTAGSEPNIDIQVRGRNSISASTAPLVVVDGIPYYGTLAELNQNDIASLEILKDASATAIYGTRGSNGVVLVTSKKGATGKPRLTYTGYTGTQRISNLPVLMNAQQFADFKCVRTRATPTTPCMNTLTATEQRGLAAGVDTDWARVGTQDGRQMQHDVSVSGGNDDTRYYLGGSILDVKGVATNDNFDRATVRFNLDQKIKSWLSIGTSTQGSRTKRDGVPTDFSSAFFSNPLISPYDTAGNFLLVPWPEDPITNNPLENLRAIDSDVSKRVFSSNYIQLGIPRFKSLSYRLNAGFDVADRNSNRYYGRNTQTGLSVGGLGTVSNTRRNDWTLENIFRFARTYGRQNVDLTGVLSEQSFDLQRNGLRGQGYPNDVLDSHSTLPLLAVPVDSVTQSRLLSQVARLNYQFDDRYLLTLTARRDGYSGFGANNKYGVFPSLALGWNLSNEKFFPWTERVDGLKLRASYGRTGNQAIRPYQTLSQLDDRSYLNGETSAPGYIPVSLGNPNLKWESTLARNVGVDLSMLRERLTLTMDAYSSSTSDLLLRRSISPVHGINSILQNIGKTANKGFEMDLGAVPIDRGGFRWRTQFNVSVNRNKIVDLYGDTTDDIASGWFIGQPIDVNYGYRFDGIWQVDDSASGRIASSAQPTARPGYVRVQDLNGDGKIDPTDRTFIGSLEPKYTAGITNTFKLNRLTFSAFFNTVQGVTRSNALLGTNLVFTDVRRNAPLRVYWTPETPINTYPSNSNGSNPLGVPFYEDASFVRLKDLTLSYDVPVSAARRLGSETLRIYVNGRNLWTSTEWTGLDPELNNQRAIPLERVITGGLTVRF; from the coding sequence ATGCAAAGATCACGTGTCTGGAGCTACATCCCGCTCGTTGCAGGTATTCTCGCTATCACCAGCGCCGGGCTCGAGGCGCAGGAGGCCGTCGTCAGCGGCACGGTCGTCGCCGCGGAGGGTGGCCAGCCTATTCCCTCTGTGGCCGTCGTCGTGCAGGGCACTTCGACCGGCACGCAGACAAACGAGCTTGGCCAGTTCACCTTGAGGCCGCAGACGCTGACAGTGAATCTGATAGTGTCCCGAATCGGATATGTGCGACAGGTTGTTCCGCTCGCCGGCCGTTCGACAATCGAGATTCGAATGGTGCGCACCACTGTTGCGCTCTCCGATGTGGTCGTGGTGGGTTACGGCACCCAGGCTCGCAGCGACATCACCGGGTCGGTCACCAGTGTCGGTACCGAGCGTCTGGAGGAGAAGCCGAACACCAACTTTGCGCAGGCCATCGAGGGAGCTGTGCCGGGAGTGACAGTGACTACCGGCACAGCGGGTTCGGAGCCGAACATCGACATCCAGGTGCGCGGGCGAAATTCGATCTCCGCCAGTACAGCGCCGCTCGTCGTGGTTGACGGCATACCGTACTACGGCACGCTCGCGGAGCTGAACCAGAACGACATCGCGTCGCTCGAGATTCTCAAGGACGCGTCGGCGACAGCCATATATGGCACGCGTGGTTCCAACGGCGTCGTGCTTGTCACGTCCAAAAAGGGCGCTACCGGCAAGCCCCGTCTCACGTACACAGGCTACACGGGAACGCAACGAATTTCGAATCTCCCGGTGCTCATGAATGCACAGCAGTTCGCCGATTTCAAATGCGTGCGCACCCGCGCTACCCCCACCACCCCGTGCATGAACACTCTCACCGCGACTGAGCAGCGAGGGCTTGCCGCAGGAGTCGACACGGATTGGGCACGCGTCGGAACGCAGGACGGACGGCAGATGCAGCACGACGTCTCGGTGTCGGGCGGAAACGACGATACCCGCTATTATCTCGGCGGATCGATCCTGGACGTGAAGGGTGTGGCGACGAACGACAACTTCGACCGCGCAACGGTGCGGTTCAACCTCGATCAGAAGATCAAGTCGTGGCTGAGCATCGGCACCAGCACGCAGGGCTCGAGGACGAAGCGAGACGGGGTGCCGACGGATTTTTCGTCAGCGTTCTTCTCCAATCCGCTCATATCCCCGTATGACACTGCCGGAAACTTTCTGCTCGTTCCGTGGCCCGAGGATCCAATCACCAACAACCCGCTGGAAAATCTTCGCGCCATAGATTCAGACGTCAGCAAGCGCGTATTCTCCAGCAACTACATCCAGCTCGGCATCCCCAGATTCAAGAGCCTGTCCTACCGGCTCAATGCCGGTTTCGACGTCGCTGACCGGAACAGCAACCGTTATTACGGCCGGAACACCCAGACGGGGCTTTCCGTTGGCGGCCTGGGCACCGTCAGCAACACGAGGCGAAACGACTGGACGCTCGAGAACATTTTCCGCTTCGCCAGAACGTATGGCCGCCAGAATGTCGATCTTACAGGAGTGCTGAGCGAGCAATCGTTTGACCTCCAGCGGAACGGACTTCGTGGCCAGGGCTACCCCAACGATGTGCTGGACAGTCATTCGACTCTCCCGCTGCTGGCGGTGCCGGTTGATTCGGTAACGCAATCCCGGCTGCTGTCTCAGGTTGCGCGCCTCAATTATCAGTTTGATGATCGTTACCTGCTGACTCTTACTGCGCGCCGTGATGGTTACTCCGGATTCGGCGCGAACAACAAGTACGGAGTGTTCCCCTCGTTGGCCCTTGGATGGAACCTGTCAAACGAGAAGTTTTTTCCGTGGACTGAGCGCGTTGACGGATTGAAGTTGCGCGCTTCCTACGGCAGAACCGGCAATCAGGCGATTCGTCCATACCAGACTCTCTCGCAACTCGACGATCGCTCGTACCTGAACGGCGAGACGTCGGCTCCGGGTTACATACCGGTTTCGCTGGGCAACCCCAACCTCAAGTGGGAATCAACTCTGGCTCGTAACGTTGGCGTGGATTTGAGCATGCTGCGCGAGCGGCTTACGCTGACGATGGATGCGTACTCATCGAGCACGAGTGATCTGCTCCTCCGCAGGTCGATATCGCCGGTGCACGGCATCAACTCGATTCTTCAGAACATCGGTAAGACAGCAAACAAGGGATTCGAGATGGATCTTGGCGCGGTGCCGATCGACCGTGGCGGGTTCAGGTGGCGAACGCAGTTCAATGTGTCCGTGAACAGAAACAAGATCGTCGATCTTTACGGCGACACGACTGACGATATCGCCAGCGGCTGGTTCATCGGCCAGCCGATTGACGTCAACTACGGCTACAGGTTTGACGGCATATGGCAGGTAGACGACAGCGCGTCGGGACGAATTGCATCGAGCGCGCAGCCGACAGCAAGGCCTGGGTACGTCCGCGTTCAGGACCTGAACGGTGACGGCAAGATCGATCCTACGGATCGCACATTCATCGGCAGCCTCGAGCCGAAGTACACAGCTGGTATCACCAACACGTTCAAACTGAACCGGCTCACCTTCAGCGCTTTTTTCAACACGGTGCAGGGAGTCACGCGGTCGAACGCCCTGCTTGGCACGAACCTCGTGTTCACAGACGTGCGGCGCAACGCACCATTGCGTGTCTACTGGACTCCCGAGACGCCGATCAACACCTATCCGTCCAACAGCAACGGCAGCAATCCGCTCGGCGTTCCATTCTACGAAGATGCGAGCTTCGTTCGGCTCAAGGACCTGACGCTGTCATACGATGTCCCGGTTTCTGCTGCAAGAAGACTCGGCAGCGAAACCCTGCGAATTTATGTCAACGGTAGAAATCTATGGACGAGCACTGAATGGACCGGTCTCGATCCGGAGCTGAACAACCAGCGCGCGATCCCGCTGGAGCGAGTGATCACGGGCGGCCTTACGGTTCGTTTCTGA